In the Sulfobacillus thermosulfidooxidans DSM 9293 genome, AAGAAACCAGCGCATTGGCATTGCGGGACTGGGATCGATTGGACAAGAATTGGTGCGTAAGGCGCGGGCATTCGATATGGTAGTTTACGGATTAAGCCGTGAGCCTAAACCCGAAATGGTAGATAAAGCATTTAGTTCAGACCAATGGATTTTGTTTGTGCAGTCATTGGATTATCTGGTGATTACCTTGCCCGTTACCGAGAAAACGCGTGGGGTTGTTGGTCAGCAAGTACTGCAAGCGATGAAACCCGACGCTTTGATAATCAATGTTGGCCGCGGTGAAGTGATCAATCAACAAGCGTTAGTTGATGCTTTGACAACGGGTCAAATTGCCGGAGCGGTGCTTGATGTGTTCGAAACCGAACCATTGCCGTCTGACAATATTTTATGGGACTTGCCAGGAGTACGTATCTCACCACACATTGCGGGACCGAGTATCGATGAATATGTGGCTCACTATTTTGTGAACAACGTCGAGCGCTATATCAATCAAGAACCATTAAATGGGTGGGTCGACCGGCAACGGGGATATTAAATTAAAGGAATCTGCTGTCAAAATGAGCGAACGGATGCGAGACTTTTGTTGGAAGACATTGGGAATGGAAGGGCTTATGGATCAAGACGCCGTGATTGATTACGTCCTTAAAGCAATGACAAAAGAACTGGGAGATCATTTGCAAGGAATTCTTCTAACGGGCTCGCGAGCGATGGGCACCAGTGACAAGTATAGCGACTGGGATTTTTTTGTCGTGCATGATGGAAACTGGAGGCAGCGCCGTTTATTATCCTGGAACGGGGAGGAACTTGAACTCTTTTTGAATCCAGTTTCCCAGATTCTCCTAGAGTTTGACGAGGACAATTCGGCTACTGTGTGGATGTTTGTGTACGGAAAAATTATCGTGGATCACGCAGGGATTCTTACGCATTTAAGGGATATAGCACGTAAAAAATGGGAAAGCCCGAGAACGCCGTGGTCTAATGAAGAGAGAGATCTATGGCGTTATCATCTCTGCGACTTGCTCAAAGATATCGTGGGGTGCGCCCAGACAGATGTGGCCGCAGCATCGTATCTGATTGGGCTTATTTTGCCCATGGCCTTGGAGGGCTATTACCGTTATCACGGATGGTGGCAACCTAAACCCAAATATCTTTTCGGCGATTTTGTAAAACGCGAACCCGACATCGCTAAATTCGCGGCAACCATTTTGGCGAACGGCTTACCGCTTGAGGAGCGTATAGGCCTATTAACAGACTTCGTCGGCGAAATAATGAGGCCCGTAGGAGGTTGCCTAGCCGAATGGCAAACCCCGCCGGAAATCGTTCAAAGTTCCCCAAAGAGCGTTTAACCATGACCTATTCGTGGTGATCATCATTGGGATGGGCTTTGCGCGATGTAGGCGGATCCGGAAATAGCGGGATAACGGGTGCTAATTTGCTGTGCCGCGCTTTTTTGCCCAAAGTTGTGGATGATTTGGCTTCTTCTTGAGCACGGTGTTTTTGTCGTTGCCAAATGAGATAGAAGACCAGAGCCCAAAATAATGGCGTAATAAGCACGAGCAATCGCAGCACAGTATTCACTCCTTACTAATAACTGATAACTGACTGAAATGATTAACGTCTACTTCTTTATTATTTTACTGCATGTGTAATCACTTAAGTTGTCAATCCCTCAAAAATTCTTTTCGACGGTTGATGAGAAACTTGTTGCATCTTGACCTATGTGATGAGGATTTTTTGTTGGACACGGCTCATGGTATAAGATCCCTATTTCCAACACAAAGAATAAGTCTTCGACTGATGAACATCTTGTTATAAACGACATTAAGTAGTATAACAAAACTGTTGAGAATCACAATTCCCCAAGAGCTCTCGAACCAAAGAATAATTCCTAATATTTTTGAAACCAACTATTTGGGAAACGTCGAGTTTCCAAAATTAAGGTCTCATAAAGATCAGTCGAAGATCCGAGAAAGGATGACTTTTTATGGCACATATCCGTTATCTATTACCCGCTCTGGCGCTCTCTGTCATTATTGCAGGGTGTGGTGCCCAAGCATCATCTTCCCAAGCTATGTCTTCATCTTCGTCATCGTCATCGATGACGTCCCCATCATCGACGCAAGGAGCATCCACACAAGTGGTATTATCCAATGGAAAATTTCATCCCTCTCATATTCATATCGCGCAAGGACAAACACTGACATTTGTATTTGATGGCATGGGACAAGATCATTTAGATCTCT is a window encoding:
- a CDS encoding cupredoxin domain-containing protein, translating into MAHIRYLLPALALSVIIAGCGAQASSSQAMSSSSSSSSMTSPSSTQGASTQVVLSNGKFHPSHIHIAQGQTLTFVFDGMGQDHLDLLHQGHLVARSPDLNQGGKWEYTFKTSGTFIIESETMTYIHGTISVHS
- a CDS encoding nucleotidyltransferase domain-containing protein, with the protein product MRDFCWKTLGMEGLMDQDAVIDYVLKAMTKELGDHLQGILLTGSRAMGTSDKYSDWDFFVVHDGNWRQRRLLSWNGEELELFLNPVSQILLEFDEDNSATVWMFVYGKIIVDHAGILTHLRDIARKKWESPRTPWSNEERDLWRYHLCDLLKDIVGCAQTDVAAASYLIGLILPMALEGYYRYHGWWQPKPKYLFGDFVKREPDIAKFAATILANGLPLEERIGLLTDFVGEIMRPVGGCLAEWQTPPEIVQSSPKSV
- a CDS encoding D-2-hydroxyacid dehydrogenase, which gives rise to MAHPRIIVYRSGHERIGEILKEMNCPGEIITARTSEEFEELVPSAEIVFGWKIPPHLFRHARQLRWIQSMGAGVDDLVSNPDLPPTVMITRIVDQFGSSIAEFVFAELLAHVRRLDRLRQQQRDHRWEPLAVGTLRNQRIGIAGLGSIGQELVRKARAFDMVVYGLSREPKPEMVDKAFSSDQWILFVQSLDYLVITLPVTEKTRGVVGQQVLQAMKPDALIINVGRGEVINQQALVDALTTGQIAGAVLDVFETEPLPSDNILWDLPGVRISPHIAGPSIDEYVAHYFVNNVERYINQEPLNGWVDRQRGY